The proteins below come from a single Dermatophilaceae bacterium Soc4.6 genomic window:
- a CDS encoding Re/Si-specific NAD(P)(+) transhydrogenase subunit alpha encodes MRIGVPRETSPGETRVAATPASVEKLIGLGYEVVVEAGAGRLASFPDEAYAAAGAAVVRAADLDAVWGSDVVVKINAPDDAEIAMLRDGALLASLISPALKPDLVAKLAARPVTVLAMDAVPRISRAQALDVLSSMAGIGGYRAVIEAAHEFGSLFTGQVTAAGKVPPAKVLVIGAGVAGLAAIGTAGSLGAVVRAFDARVEAGEQVESMGATFLQVERTEAEQQASADGYATVTSDDFNARAAALYAAQAKDVDIIVTTALIPGRPAPLLITAQMVASMKPGSVIVDMAAANGGNCELSVAGQVVTSDNGVKVIGYTDLPGRLPTQASNLFAQNLVNLLKLLTPGKDGQVVLDLDDVVQRGMTVVREGELMWPPPPVQVSAAPAATPVAARPVKEVKPPASPTRQWTGLGIAALVLFAATAFAPGQLGEHLTVLTLSVVIGFYVIGNVSHALHTPLMSVTNAISGVILVGAMLQIGSAQLVVQLLAAVAVLLVSINVAGGFAVTRRMLSMFSRG; translated from the coding sequence ATGCGTATCGGAGTGCCCCGTGAGACCTCCCCGGGTGAGACCAGGGTGGCGGCGACGCCTGCGTCGGTGGAGAAGCTGATCGGTTTGGGCTATGAGGTGGTGGTGGAGGCGGGCGCGGGCCGGCTCGCGTCGTTCCCTGATGAGGCGTACGCCGCGGCGGGTGCGGCGGTGGTGAGGGCGGCCGACCTGGATGCCGTGTGGGGCAGTGACGTCGTCGTGAAGATCAATGCGCCGGATGACGCCGAGATCGCGATGCTCCGCGACGGCGCGTTGCTGGCGTCCCTGATCAGCCCGGCGCTGAAGCCTGACCTGGTGGCCAAGCTCGCGGCGCGACCGGTGACGGTTCTGGCGATGGATGCGGTGCCCCGGATCAGCCGGGCGCAGGCCCTGGATGTGTTGTCGTCGATGGCGGGGATCGGCGGCTACCGCGCGGTGATCGAGGCGGCGCACGAGTTCGGCAGCCTCTTCACCGGTCAGGTCACCGCGGCGGGGAAGGTGCCGCCGGCGAAGGTCCTCGTCATCGGTGCGGGCGTTGCGGGTCTCGCGGCGATCGGCACGGCGGGCAGCCTCGGGGCGGTGGTCCGCGCGTTCGACGCGCGGGTGGAGGCGGGTGAGCAGGTCGAGTCGATGGGTGCGACGTTCCTGCAGGTCGAGCGCACGGAGGCTGAGCAGCAGGCGTCGGCCGACGGGTACGCCACGGTGACCAGTGACGACTTCAACGCCCGTGCCGCGGCGTTGTACGCCGCGCAGGCGAAGGACGTCGACATCATCGTGACGACCGCGTTGATCCCGGGGCGTCCGGCGCCGCTGCTGATCACGGCGCAGATGGTGGCGTCGATGAAGCCGGGCAGTGTCATCGTCGACATGGCCGCAGCGAACGGCGGCAACTGCGAGCTGTCGGTGGCGGGGCAGGTCGTGACCAGCGACAACGGGGTGAAGGTCATCGGCTACACCGACCTGCCGGGCCGGCTGCCGACGCAGGCGTCGAACCTCTTCGCGCAGAACCTCGTCAACCTGCTCAAGCTGCTGACCCCCGGCAAGGACGGCCAGGTCGTGCTCGATCTCGACGACGTCGTCCAGCGGGGGATGACGGTCGTGCGCGAGGGTGAGCTGATGTGGCCTCCGCCGCCGGTGCAGGTCTCCGCGGCCCCGGCTGCGACTCCCGTGGCGGCCCGGCCGGTCAAGGAGGTGAAGCCGCCGGCGTCCCCGACCAGGCAGTGGACCGGTCTCGGGATCGCCGCGCTCGTGCTCTTCGCCGCCACGGCTTTCGCGCCCGGCCAGCTCGGGGAGCACCTGACCGTGCTGACGCTGTCGGTGGTGATCGGGTTCTACGTCATCGGCAACGTCTCCCACGCCCTGCACACACCGCTGATGTCGGTGACCAACGCGATCTCCGGGGTGATCCTGGTCGGCGCGATGCTGCAGATCGGGTCGGCCCAGCTGGTCGTGCAGCTGCTCGCGGCCGTGGCCGTGCTGCTGGTCAGCATCAACGTCGCCGGCGGCTTCGCCGTGACCCGTCGCATGCTCAGCATGTTCTCGAGAGGATGA